The genomic stretch AAATCGTGTTACGATTTTATGAAACTCCCGTCCCGCTTTCAGCGGGACGGGATCTGATCGGCGAAAGGCTAAAATTCCTATCCCCGTAGCCCCGATAAGCGAGATCTTCGCTTCGCTACGACAAACTACGGAATATTTCGGAATTTTTGTCACAGCCCTCCGGGCTGTGGCACCTCACTTTCGCCCTAAAAAAAGGTTCTTATCTTTTCTTTTATTTGAATTCATCTCGCACTGTCCCGCCATGGCGGAACGGAGAATTCAAATTTAAATTTGAACTAATCCGAAGGCTCGCGAATCTATCTACAGCAACAAAGGGGTAAATATATGCAAACAACAAACTCCTATTCAGGCAAATTATACATTGACGGGCAATGGATCAATGCCGCCAGCAATGCCACCTTTGCCGTTTTCAACCCGGCAAATGGTGAAACGATCGGGCCGGCGGCCGATGGGGACGGCAGCGACGCCGCCCGGGCCATCGAAGCGGCCCAGCGGGCCTTCGGTCCCTGGGCGAATCTGACTGCATATCAGCGCTCTGAATTCCTGTATGAGGCCTATCAGCGCATGACGGCCAAACGGGAACAACTGGCCCGGCTCATGACCGAGGAACAGGGCAAGCCCTTGAAGGCTTCCCGGGGTGAAGTCCGGTATGGAGCGGATTTCCTGCTGTGGTACGCCGAAGAGGCCAAACGTGTTTACGGCGTTGAATCCGGCTCCCATAGGGGAAGTCTTTGTCAACAACCCGTTCGTTCGCAAAATTACCTTCACCGGTTCGACCGAAGTCGGCAAGATCCTGGCAAACGGTATCAGCATCGGGCCGCTGGTAGATGATGCCGCCCTGCAGAAAGTACAGCGCCAGGTTGCAGACGCTCTGGATCAGGGTGCCGCGCTCGTCTGCGGCGGACGCCAGTTGGTGGAAGACAAACTCGACAAGGGCTATTTCTATGCCCCTACGGTTTTAAGTAATGTCACACCCAAAATGCTGATTTTTCGTGAAGAAACTTTCGGACCGGTAGCTCCCATCATCGCGTTCGACAGTGAAGAAGAGGTCCTGGCCATGGCCAACGATACCCATTATGGTCTGGCCGCCTATGTCTACACCCGCAACCTTTCCCGGGCCATGCGCATGTTTGAAAACCTTCACTTCGGCATTATCGGCATTAATGATATCAATCCCACCTCGGCCGCCGCTCCCTTCGGCGGCATGAAACAAAGCGGTCTGGGACGCGAGGGTGGCCGGGAAGGCCTCGCCGAATACCTGGAAACCAAGCTGGGCGGCTTCTCGCTTTTATAAAATTACCACCTTAATGTTTCCAGTCAATCTTCGTCACCGGCAAGAACATGTCAGGAACTCATTTTGAGCAGGGGTTTGTTCGATTGGCAGATCGCCGCAGGATAGGGCCGGATGGCAACCAAGGGGACAATCAAAAAGATCGTAGTCAAGCCGCTGATCCAAAAGGGATGGCCGTAGCCGAAAAATTCTCCTAACGGGCCATAGACCGTAGCGCCGATAATATAGCCGATCATAGTAACCAGATTGATCATTCCGGCATTGCCGCCCAGATGCTCCGGCGAAAAAAAGCGAAAGATACCGTAATAGAGTATCAAAATCATGCAACCATCGCCGACCCCATGCAATATGCGAAAAAGAACCGACACGTAAACCAAAGGAATGATCATGCCGATATGCCCAAGACCTGAGGCAGCCAGACCGAAAATGGCTATTTTGCGGCCGAGTTGCCTTTTTCCGATCAAATTGCCGCCAATCAGCACGGCAAAGATGATGGCCAGAAACTCGGATGCCATGTACCATCCCATGCCGCTGAAGGACAAATGCAACTGCTGTCTGAGAAAAAGTCCGTAACTGGTCTGTTCAGCCCCCCAATGGGTTGCAAACAAAAGCATCCAGGCCGAAAAAAGCAACACCTTGCGATTGGAAAAATCTGCTTTATAATCGGCCCATCTGACTCGGGCAACAGATGTCGGCCGCACGGAACCGGAAAGAATCGCCAGAAAAAAACAGGCGATACCGACCGCAACGAGACTTTTCGCAAAGTCGAGCCTGGCGATGAAGTAGCCGGTAACTACGGTACCGAGCGCCAACCCGACATAACGCCAGGCTTGAAAAAAGCCGATTCTCGTTCCTATGGCCCTGTTGTTATTGGTTTTTAGAAAATGAATGTCGATGCTCAATCTAAATACCCAGCTTGACAGTGAGCAGAAGAAGAAAACCGTGGCAACGGCAAAAAATGTTTTGATTAAGGCCATGAGGAAAAAACATACGGCTTGCGCCAAGAGGCCGGCAATTATCAAATTTCTGCTGGAAAAGCGGTCATTTCCTATGCCAGCCGGAATTGCCGCCAGCATCCCCGTAAGGGCCTGGGCGGAAAACAACATTCCGATCTGGTTTCCGGAAAACCCAAGCCCGTCCTTGAAATAGACCGCCATAAAAAAGGTTGTAACTGCCGTGGCAAAGGTATGCGCCAGAAGTACCAGGGCTGGGAACCAATCGGACTGAGCTTCAATATAACGTCCGTATTTAAAGGCTCTTGGCAATTTATCGTCCGTTTTCATTAACAAGTAAACGTCCGGTCCCAGAGGACCCGGCTTTGGTTTGCCCCTGGAAAGGAATAATTTACTGTTGAACGCGTTAAATCCGCGCGAAGCACCCCGACGAGGGAAAATTCGAAGCTCTAAATTCGAAACAAATCCGCGCGAAGCACCCGACGAGGGAAAATTCTAATTCTCGAATGCCCAAAACCCTGCCAACTGGCACGAATAGAAGCATGTATTGTTTGGAACATTAGAATTTTTGTCATTTGGTATTGTTTCGAATTTCGTATTGATTCCTGTTCGGAATGCTTCGCCCGTGCTTCGAATTTGTAAATCACCTATTCCTAAGGCAAAGCCAAAGATCTCTGACTCCCGCAAAGCGGGACAGGCATGGCCCATAGGACCAGGTTTTTCAGGACTAAATAAAGAGCGTTATTCAAATATGGGGTACGCAACTTGAGCAATTATAAAAAGCAATAGGCATGCCAAAAATATAACAGCCCGAAATTTAAGACTTAACAATAGTTATCGCTGCGCTTGCATCGGAACTGCGGAGCCCGATGATAAATGCTACCCTGAACTTTGAAATATTTGCGCCGCGAATGCTCATTTATTTAAACGATTGATTTTTAAATATTATTTTTATTAAGGAACTTGAATTTCCGATTTTCTAAAGAAAGGAACCCATACTTCCGATGTCCTCATCAGCAAGATTTTGTTTAGGAAAGCGCCATTTAGGATAATATCGGTTGAAAAGCTGCCGCTGTTTTGCTATCGTATTAAAAAAAACATTGACAAAAGCCCAATATAAACATAAACAGATTTTTTCAATTTATGTTTTTTTTTTTTACAACGGTAAGTGTGGGTTAATTCCCTGAACTTACTTATAATCAGTTGGTTGTTGGCTCGATTAAAACTCTCCGCAGCCCACCAAAACCGATCCTTGCTCTGGATAATTTCCAGGGCTTTATATCCAAAAGGAGGTTACATGAGAAGGTACGAAACCATCTTTATTGTTGATCCTGATCTCTCAGGTGAAGAACACGCTCCCCTCTTTGAACGCTTAAAACTCCTGTTTCCCCAAATGGGAGGGTTTCTGGTTTCGATTGACGAATGGGGACTCCGAAAGCTTGCTTATGAAATCAAGAAAAAAACCCGTGGACATTATGTTCGATTGGACTATTGCGGAACAGGAACCCTTGTCAACGAAATTGAACGGTTTTTTCGTATTGATGATCGGGTACTGAAATACTTGACGGTCTTAATCGAAGAGGATGTTGACCTTGAAAGTTTAAAAGAAGAATTGGCCAAGGCAGAAATCAAAGCAGACCGACCCGATCAAGTCAAGGAATCCAACACTGAGCCAACCGCTGCTGTAACCGTTGAATCTGAGACGGATACAACAGCTAGCCAAACAGTCCCAGTGGAAAGCAATAAAGAGGAGTTATAGCATGACCGCTGTTAATCGTACCGTACGCAAACCCGGCCCAAACAGAAAGAAAAGAGTTTTTCATCGTCGCAAAATATGTCGTTTTTGTGCGGATACCAGCCTGGTTATCGAGTACAAGGATGAAAAGTCACTCAAATATTTCATAACAGAACGCGGTAAAATTATACCCAGGCGCATTTCAGGAACTTGTGCAAAACATCAGCGGTCCCTGACACAAGCGATTAAACGTGCCCGTGCCATTGCGCTTTTACCTTTCGTGGGCACCCTGGACTATAGCTGACCTTTAACACTATAGGCTGCCTCAAAGGAGATGCGGGTAGTGCCTAAAACGGGCCAAGGGGATATCTCCAAGGATATTCTAAGTGGTATTACAATCACAGTCGTTATCTTTGCTGTTTCCGTTTACATGCCGATCATTGGGTTTGTCTCTGCCCTTTTGATCCCCTTGCCGACGCTTTTCTATCGATCAAAACTCGGAAGAACAACCGGCGCCATAATACCTGTTTTGACAATCATATTAATGGTTGCCGTTCTTAGGGGAATATCCATCGACATCCTGTTCTTCTTTGAGCTGCTGCTGCTCGGTTTTATCATGAGCGAACTTTTTGAGCTGGATCTTTCCGTTGAAAAGACGCTGCTGTATGCCTGCAGCAGCGTATTGTGCACAGGAATTGTTTGCCTGCTCTTTTACAGCAAGATTGCCAAAATCGGGATTATCGCCCTTGTGTCGGAATATGTTGCCAAAAACCTTGAACTTACCTTGGCACTATACAAAGACATAGGGGTATCGAAAGAAACCATCCGGATGATTTCGGCCTCACTGGAGAATATCCAGTATGTGTTGATACGAATTATCCCTGCAATTGTCATAGCATCTACCTTTTTTGTCTCTTGGATCTGTCTGTTGCTTTCAAAACCGATGCTAAAACGCAGGGATCTTTTTTATCCCGATTTTGGTGCTCTGAACTTGTGGAAGGCACCGGAACCTCTGGTATGGGGTCTGATTGGATCAGGCGTGTTGCTAATTCTACCTTACACAGCCTTTAAGATTATCGGTTTAAACGGGCTGCTGATCCTGATGACCATATATTTTTTCCATGGTATGGCCATTGTATCTTTTTATTTTGAAAGAAAGCAATTTCCGCGTATACTCAGGTTTTTTTTATACAGCCTGATTGCCCTGCAACAGGTGGTGCTGTTGATTGTTATCGGGCTTGGAATCTTTGACATGTGGCTGAACTTCAGAAAAATAGAACTTAAAGAAGACAACTAACCCGGGGGGTTATCTCTTAACGAGAAATTCGGGCTAAAAGTTGTCCTATAGTGGAGGACGAGAATGAAATTGATTTTAACAGAAACAATAGAGTCGTTAGGTATCATCGGCAGCGAAGTCACCGTAGCAGCCGGTTATGCCCGAAATTACCTTCTACCCCAGAAAAAGGCTGTGCTGGCTACGCCGCAAAACCGCAAAATGCTGGAAAAGGAAAGAGCCAAATTTGAACTCCAGATTGCCAAAGAAAAAGGACTGGCAGAGGAGATGGCCAAAAGGCTTGAAGGTGTTGTATGCAGAATCCATGCAAAAGTTAGCGAAGAGGACCGTCTTTACGGTTCGGTCACCGCCCGTGATATAGCTGATGCGCTGGCAAGCCAGGATATTAATATCGAAAAAAGGATGATTATACTTAGCGAACCGATCAAAACCATCGGGACCTACAAAGTCCCCATCCGCATTTACAAAGGAGTTAAACCCGAAATTATCGTCGAGATAATGCCCGAAGTATAACTGGACGTTTCGGAATATTTATAACTTAATGGAATTAAATTTTAATTACATTGTTCCGTTATTCCAATTTTGCCTGCCTGTCCGGCAGACAAGAATGAAGCAAACTAACTTGGTCAATCTTTATCCTGGATTATATTTCCAATGGTCGACAGCCGATTAAAAGCCGCCAAAGATCCATCGTTGTTTCATCTTCCACCCCAGAACCTTGAAGCTGAAGAATCTATCCTCAGCGCAATCCTGATCGACAATGACACACTCTTCGAAGTCCTTGAGATCCTCTCTCCCGGGGACTTTTACAAATCGGCCCACCAAAAAATCTTTGCCGCCATAACCGAACTCTTTACCAGAAATGAACCTGTCGACCTCATCACTCTAACCAATATTTTAAGAGAACATAACCGTCTTGAAGAAATCGGCGGGGCGACATATCTGGCCAACCTCGTAGATACTGTCCCGCTTGCTGTAAATGCTCAACATTACGCCAAAATCGTCCATGACAAGGCTTGTTTAAGGCGTCTGATCGAAAAAGCAAATGCAATTGCCAGGCGTTGCTTTGAAGACAGCGGCCATGTCGACAACGTCATTGATTTTGCCGAAAGCTCTATTTTTGAAATTTCAGAAAATAAGGTCAAACCATCATTTTATCATATCGGCAAAATTATTGAAGGCAATATCGATGCCCTTGAAGAACGTCAGGGAAGCAAGGCTCTGGTTACCGGCGTGGCCACAGGTTATACTAAAATTGATGAGTTGACCGCCGGTTTCCAGAAGTCGGACCTCATCATCCTCGCCGGACGTCCGGGCATGGGAAAAACAGCTTTGGCCCTCAATATTGCCAAGCATGCCGCCGTTGATGTCAGCATCCCGGTTGCCATATTCTCGCTGGAAATGTCCAAAGAACAGCTCTCCATGCGCATGCTCAGCAGTGAGGCCCGGATCGATTCATCCAAAATGAGAAGAGGGTTTATCTCCCAGAACGACTGGATGAAAATCACCGAAGCGGCCGGCATCCTGTCCGAAGCGCAGATTTTTATCGACGATTCCCCCAACATTAACGCCTTTGAAATCAGAGCCAAATCGCGCAGACTAAAGATGGACAAAAACATCGGCCTGATCATTGTCGATTACCTCCAGCTTATGAAGGGCCCTGCTTCTGCCGAGCGCAGAGACCTTGAGATTTCGGAAATATCGAGATCATTAAAAGCCCTGGCCAAAGAACTCAATCTTCCGGTCGTTGCGCTTTCCCAGTTGAACAGAGAATTGGAAAAACGCAGTGACAAGCGACCGCAGCTTGCTGACTTGAGAGAATCCGGGGCTCTTGAGCAGGATGCCGATGTGGTTGCTTTCATTTACAGAGACGAGCTGTATAACAAGGATGAAAATAACCCCAAAAGGGGTACGGCTGAGATAATTATCGCCAAACAGAGAAACGGGCCTACCGGCTATGCGACCTTAACATTTCTTGAAACCGTGACGCGTTTTGAAAATTACAGCCCCAAAGAATACCCCTGAAAACTTCTCTTCCGACTTGAGCCGCTACCGCCCCGGCATACGAAATTTACTTTGCAAAACGCTGTCTTATAATATAACCTGAATCTTGCATGAAAATTAAAATTGCGGTAGTTATTTAGGTTTTTGAGACAAATCGATTTTCAAAAAGCTAAACTTGTGCAAATTACGGGGGAATCGTATGACCCAAAAAATTGCAGCAACCCTTCCGGGCAAAGTGTCTGCGGTGAACATTAATGTCGGCGATAAAGTGGAAGAAGATGAAGAAGTCCTGGTCATCGAGGCCATGAAGATGGAAACCCCCATATTCGCCCCCTGTGACGGAACCGTAAAGGAGATCCTTGTCAAAGAGGGAGACGAGGTCGAGGAAAACGATCTTCTGGCCATCATCGAAGAAGCCTGAAATATTGGATACTTGAAACTGGAAACTGGATACGGTAAGGAATTGTTCACTCTATCTTTTTAATAAAATTGCCTGAATACCTTATTCTATCAAGTATCCAGCATCCAGTATCCAGTATCAGAACGTTTAACCCTAGCCGGTGAATTAGGCGATTAAGGCCTTGGTTTGAGGCGAAGTTTCGTTACAATTTCAACTGAAACGGGAGCACGCTCATGAGACCTTATTTTAATAAGATGACCGAATTTGGCCGCAAACTCAAAAAAGGTCGCATAAAAAGCACCGAAGAAAATCTTAAGAAGCTAAAGACTGCGGAAGCCGAAATCCAGCGAGAGGTCGAGCGGGTGAAATCGGCCGGGTTGCCCGCAGAAAAAATCAATGAAAGAGGACAGATGACCGTATGGCAGCGCCTGGAATACCTGGTCGATCCCGGAACATGGTGCCCCCTGCACACCCTCTACAATCCCATGAATAATGAGGAAGGGACCACCAACGTTATCGACGGTATCGGCAAAATTTCAGGCAAGTGGGCCGTGATCATCGGTTTTGACAATAAGGTTCTGGCCGGAGCATGGCTTCCCGGGCAGTCTGAAAATATCTTGCGGGTGACCGATCTTGCCGGCCGGCTCAATATACCGCTGATGTGGCTGGTCAACTGCAGCGGTGCCAAATTGCCCGAGCAGGAAAAGTTCTATGCCAATCGCCGCGGAGCCGGCACCCCTCTCTTCCGGCATGCCGAACTTGCGCAGCTTGGAATACCGATTCTGGCCGGCATATACGGAACCAATCCTGCCGGCGGCGGATATCACGGGATCAGCCCGACGATTCTTTTTGCCCATAAAG from Candidatus Desulfatibia profunda encodes the following:
- the dnaB gene encoding replicative DNA helicase — encoded protein: MVDSRLKAAKDPSLFHLPPQNLEAEESILSAILIDNDTLFEVLEILSPGDFYKSAHQKIFAAITELFTRNEPVDLITLTNILREHNRLEEIGGATYLANLVDTVPLAVNAQHYAKIVHDKACLRRLIEKANAIARRCFEDSGHVDNVIDFAESSIFEISENKVKPSFYHIGKIIEGNIDALEERQGSKALVTGVATGYTKIDELTAGFQKSDLIILAGRPGMGKTALALNIAKHAAVDVSIPVAIFSLEMSKEQLSMRMLSSEARIDSSKMRRGFISQNDWMKITEAAGILSEAQIFIDDSPNINAFEIRAKSRRLKMDKNIGLIIVDYLQLMKGPASAERRDLEISEISRSLKALAKELNLPVVALSQLNRELEKRSDKRPQLADLRESGALEQDADVVAFIYRDELYNKDENNPKRGTAEIIIAKQRNGPTGYATLTFLETVTRFENYSPKEYP
- a CDS encoding biotin/lipoyl-binding protein encodes the protein MTQKIAATLPGKVSAVNINVGDKVEEDEEVLVIEAMKMETPIFAPCDGTVKEILVKEGDEVEENDLLAIIEEA
- a CDS encoding 50S ribosomal protein L9, whose amino-acid sequence is MKLILTETIESLGIIGSEVTVAAGYARNYLLPQKKAVLATPQNRKMLEKERAKFELQIAKEKGLAEEMAKRLEGVVCRIHAKVSEEDRLYGSVTARDIADALASQDINIEKRMIILSEPIKTIGTYKVPIRIYKGVKPEIIVEIMPEV
- a CDS encoding YybS family protein, with protein sequence MPKTGQGDISKDILSGITITVVIFAVSVYMPIIGFVSALLIPLPTLFYRSKLGRTTGAIIPVLTIILMVAVLRGISIDILFFFELLLLGFIMSELFELDLSVEKTLLYACSSVLCTGIVCLLFYSKIAKIGIIALVSEYVAKNLELTLALYKDIGVSKETIRMISASLENIQYVLIRIIPAIVIASTFFVSWICLLLSKPMLKRRDLFYPDFGALNLWKAPEPLVWGLIGSGVLLILPYTAFKIIGLNGLLILMTIYFFHGMAIVSFYFERKQFPRILRFFLYSLIALQQVVLLIVIGLGIFDMWLNFRKIELKEDN
- a CDS encoding 30S ribosomal protein S18 encodes the protein MTAVNRTVRKPGPNRKKRVFHRRKICRFCADTSLVIEYKDEKSLKYFITERGKIIPRRISGTCAKHQRSLTQAIKRARAIALLPFVGTLDYS
- the rpsF gene encoding 30S ribosomal protein S6, which encodes MRRYETIFIVDPDLSGEEHAPLFERLKLLFPQMGGFLVSIDEWGLRKLAYEIKKKTRGHYVRLDYCGTGTLVNEIERFFRIDDRVLKYLTVLIEEDVDLESLKEELAKAEIKADRPDQVKESNTEPTAAVTVESETDTTASQTVPVESNKEEL
- a CDS encoding MFS transporter; this encodes MKTDDKLPRAFKYGRYIEAQSDWFPALVLLAHTFATAVTTFFMAVYFKDGLGFSGNQIGMLFSAQALTGMLAAIPAGIGNDRFSSRNLIIAGLLAQAVCFFLMALIKTFFAVATVFFFCSLSSWVFRLSIDIHFLKTNNNRAIGTRIGFFQAWRYVGLALGTVVTGYFIARLDFAKSLVAVGIACFFLAILSGSVRPTSVARVRWADYKADFSNRKVLLFSAWMLLFATHWGAEQTSYGLFLRQQLHLSFSGMGWYMASEFLAIIFAVLIGGNLIGKRQLGRKIAIFGLAASGLGHIGMIIPLVYVSVLFRILHGVGDGCMILILYYGIFRFFSPEHLGGNAGMINLVTMIGYIIGATVYGPLGEFFGYGHPFWISGLTTIFLIVPLVAIRPYPAAICQSNKPLLKMSS